The following proteins are co-located in the Castor canadensis chromosome 5, mCasCan1.hap1v2, whole genome shotgun sequence genome:
- the Trmt10c gene encoding tRNA methyltransferase 10 homolog C, translating into MSVSVTCLRTFGRILVPFTLHRRRRNVYSTILQRYMASKIPTVSYPNKENTPPPEQLELDRWKTTMKSSMQEEGVSTVSNNKDEDAVAATRELIEMWRLLGKEVPEHITEEELKTIMECSSKSSKKKYLKFLYVKEKLKKAKQRKKEMKAVAKEEAKKAKLLETTEEDEQRNFLFLRLWDRNMNIAMGWKGAQAMQFGQPLVFDMAYDNYMNSKEMQNTVSQLLESEGWNRRNVDPFHIHFCNLKVDSAYHRELVKRYGEKWDKLLLTATEKSHVDLFPKDSIIYLTADSPNVMTTFKHDKIYVIGSFVDKNMQPGTSLAKAKRLNLATECLPLDKYLQWEIGTKNLTLDQMMRILLCLKNTGNWEEALKFVPRRKHTGYLEISQHSQELVNRLKKTKSFNSFPKVNAHRKCGLNEKI; encoded by the coding sequence ATGAGTGTTAGTGTCACTTGCTTAAGAACTTTTGGAAGGATTTTGGTGCCATTCACTCTTCATAGGAGGAGAAGGAATGTATATTCAACAATTCTGCAGAGATACATGGCCTCCAAAATACCTACTGTGTCGTATCCTAATAAAGAGAACACACCCCCTCCTGAACAGCTAGAATTGGATAGGTGGAAGACTACAATGAAATCTAGTATGCAAGAAGAAGGTGTTTCAACTGTTTCAAACAACAAGGATGAAGATGCTGTTGCTGCCACCAGAGAATTAATTGAGATGTGGAGATTGCTTGGTAAAGAAGTACCAGAACATATCACTGAAGAAGAGCTGAAAACCATTATGGAATGTTCTTCTAAatcatcaaaaaagaaatatttaaaatttttgtatgttaaggaaaaactgaaaaaggctaagcaaagaaaaaaggaaatgaaagcagtagcaaaggaagaagcaaaaaaagCCAAACTGCTAGAAACCACTGAGGAAGATGAACAGCGAAACTTTCTATTTCTTCGACTTTGGGACAGGAATATGAACATTGCAATGGGCTGGAAGGGTGCCCAGGCTATGCAGTTTGGACAACCTTTGGTTTTTGACATGGCTTATGATAATTATATGAACTCAAAAGAAATGCAGAATACTGTTTCCCAACTTTTAGAAAGTGAAGGATGGAACAGAAGAAATGTTGATCCTTTCCACATTCATTTTTGCAATCTTAAAGTAGATAGTGCTTATCATAGGGAGTTAGTTAAACGTTATGGAGAAAAATGGGACAAATTGCTTTTAACAGCAACAGAAAAGTCTCATGTAGACTTATTTCCAAAAGACAGTATTATATATTTAACTGCAGATTCTCCCAATGTTATGACTACTTTCAAACATGATAAAATTTATGTAATTGGATCATTTGTTGATAAAAATATGCAGCCAGGCACATCCCTAGCCAAGGCAAAACGGCTAAATCTGGCAACAGAATGCCTTCCATTAGATAAATATTTACAATGGGAGATTGGTACCAAAAATCTTACTTTAGATCAAATGATGCGTATTTTGTTATGTCTAAAAAACACTGGTAATTGGGAAGAGGCTCTGAAGTTTGTTCCCAGGAGAAAACATACTGGTTATCTGGAGATTTCTCAACATTCCCAAGAGCTTGtcaacagactgaaaaagacaaaaagttttAATTCATTTCCAAAAGTGAATGCACATAGAAAATGTGGCTTGAATGAGAAAATTTGA